TAAATAGACAAAGTacgtttttaaaaatattcagtgCTGCATTtaaaggcatacattttttaagtCCATATGGCAATTAATGTTGGTTGAGGTGGCAAAACATAACGTATGGAGTCTACAGTGGTATACCAGACCTCCCAAACTTTCACAATGTCAGAAAGAGAAAAACAGGACCTGTTAACTGAGGTCCAAGACCTGTCCAAAATCCATTGTCATTATCAGAAAATGCTTACATTTACCAACTCTACCAATATTATGACCCTAAACATAGTTGTTCGGAGGCAAAtcttaaatattagttttttacCAGATGTGATGatctaaaattttacagttaATTCCCTTTTCCCCTAGATATGGCAAATGAGTAATGGTGCAGCAAATTATATGTTCGTCTGAATGCATTTGAATGGCTTTAGTGTTCGGTATACCCTCTTTATAATTCAGAGGAGGGAAAAAACAAGGTATACTTTTCCTAAAACGAAAAGCATTATTGTTTCAAGTTCAGTATGTTTTTATCTGTTACATTAATACTATGCTGAGGATTCCTTCACAGAAAGCCTCATAGGATCCATTTGATGGAATGCAAGTATTTAGGAATCCTAGGCTACAATACAATCTCACTCCAGCTTTTCCCCTCTAAGTGACATTAGCACCAAAAGAcatcatatttacatttactcTTCCCCTTCTTTCAgcgctatacaaaaaaaaagtttcataaaaaatagtgcttgacttttttttccttttcacaaaaaagtaatataatatatatattatacatatataaaatcattgtAATCTGTGGCATATGTGCAAAGCAGACAGAACTTCCAACTCCAAGTTAACAAAAGGCATCTGCCTACTTTTCCCCTTCTTTTCTCTTAGTTCTTAATGATTAAAAGGTGCAAATACATTTGGAATTCTAGTACTCAACCCCTTTGATGCCAAAGATGGCAGCGCATTGCAGTACTAAGGCTGCACAAGCCTCAGTGACACAAAGGAATAAGAGAAGaaaccctaacaaaaaaaaccttacatgccctacatttttttcccaggcataaaaaaggtgcaaaatCATTTTGGACATTGACATTGAAATGCTACAGGAAAACAAAGAAGACATTAAGTAGTGTCAAGATGTTAAACCAGATGTAAGAAATAGAGggagatttgttttcttttccgcTCTGATTTGCCCCATTTCCATCCAAAAGTAATCATATGGATGGACTTTTACAATACTTCCActggtaaaacatttttgcttttccttAATGGCACAGCTAGGACCCAATGTGCCAGGATGATGCATATTTGTGTTGGGTGCACACAAATATACAATTGTGTCTTTGCATACTTTTTTCACGTACACAAATATGTGCTTcagttttaaaaaactgtttaaaaaacacagaaaaggacGCAAAAATCCACAGAAAAATTTCCCACCAAAAGgcaatgttgttgtttttgttccaGCTTTGGTGTCTCAGTTTGCTCGTTTTACTCTTCTGTGAGGTGTCACATTGAGCTTTTCAGGCTTCAACTCTGTTGCTTGGCTTGGTCTCTCTCCAGTTcagagaagacagaagaaaaacaaacagaacataGAAACAGAAATTGAAGGCAGTGGAATCCTGCTTAGTAATGATTCCCAGCTCAATTATGGGAGGACTCTGAGTCTTGCTGAATAGAACGAAGTTGTGTCATCGGTGAGGTCACTAATGGCCGATGTGATAAAACCTGCTGGGATTCTTCTATTTGCCTCATCAACCACCGATATTGGCGTGCGCGGACGATGGCGGGGACACCTCTTCGTAAGCGGTGACTCTGAGTTGGCTTCCTTTGCCAGATGTCATATTTAGAGTACTTGGTATGAGAATGCTTATGGTACACGTcctacagaagaaaaaaaaaacaatattcagacaatatcaaaagaaaaaagttacttttatagGGTGGCAATGCTGATCCGCTGTTTTTCAATTGAGGGCAGCACTGTTACCCTTGCATATGTTGTGCCAACTTGCCCTACCGTGATGCCACATGTCTGCCTTTGGCTTATCAGTCAGTGGCTGAAGACACCTGTCGTGATTCTCATGATTCTGCTCATGAGAACTGTAGTTTATGTTTAAACCTTTTCAATAATAGGAACAATTAGGAACCTTAAAACAGGGTTAGTctcctttttattcatataacaAGCATGCAGAATTATTTCACTAATGGGTTACTGCCCATTTGGTTGTCCTCTAAGGTGTTAATGCAATGAATTTGTCTGATGATCTGCAACATTTCaaggttaatttattaaaatattggctGATGGCCTGGTGCCCTCATCCTTTTTACTGTTTCTTTGGGTAAAGATATTGTTGAACTAGCTCAGCAGATTACTAAAGCAGATATACATCATCAGAACTCCTCAGCATGACACATTCCCACTCACCTTATTCAGAGATGGCAATGCAGTGGCTGGTGCCGTGGAAAGGTCTCTTTCATTCTTGACCGGCTTCGCACAGTATGTTTCTAATAAATCTAGGTCACAACTCCGAAAGCAGCATTCCTCCACAATTCCTCTGCTAGATCTGCGGTTGGAGCGGCCTGAGTTcttttctgttaaagaaaaaaatatgttaatttgtTTTAACACAGAACATAATGTGACAACACTCTGAGAAGGTCAACAGTAATCCAAATACTAAAATTCTTTTGTACATATTGGTTTCCCACTTTCCTTGTGGTcacagattttttattatgtaacctTACTCATAGGTAGCAAGAATACAACATAGCACAGACCAATTGAAGAGAAGTTGAAGGCTGTAGAAAGGCAATGGttatgtggtttttttttaatctgaactTCCTAATGAGTGTCTTTTTGGCCACCTGTAACTCTCTCCCTCCTGTGGCCCCCAATGgtttaagaatggcaaagacccCCGTTGTTGAGGATGAGAGTGGCGCACTTACTGCCTGAAGTGTCGGAGAGAAGAAAAGTGAAGTGGCTGCAGTAGGGGAAGGACTTTAGctttagaaaatgttatattgttgtgattaatattatattaagttACAAGTGCAATTTGTGTTCAATTGGGGAAGTTTTCCTTCACTTTACTAACAAGCACATAGGCTAGGTTGTTTTGAAGTGAGAAAAAGACAGTTTACTCTAATACAAGGTTTaatggtttttaataaaaaattctaaCATAAAACCAGTTTTCCAATGCATTTCGGGGTATCAACATCCCCTTCCCCAGGGCTTTGCAAACTCATGCACTGCTAAtactaaaattttgttttaggaccattaactttttttagagaaagaagactctgctttttctttttcagagaaAGGGAGTTGTCTGCAAGGACTGTAGACATGGCAGGAAGTGAAGACAAATGAAGAAAGGGGGCACAGAGAGCAGTAAAAAATTACTTGACAGGGGTTCCATACTTTACGCACTGTAAAATCTAAAATACCATTTGCCTTAtgtacatttttctgccttttattactagtgctgcataatttgttgggcctatataaataaataataataataaatcctgtCTGTGTTATTTCAGTGCAGTGTTTCCTATTTGTAGGGATGCAGTAGTGATATAACAAATGACATTGCCCATGGAATcattacactaaaataaaaatgatcccTTCTAAAACAGCATCAGTATTTCTCAATCCCTAAAAAAAGATCAAGAAGAAGCAAACTGCAACAAATTAGTATTGGTGAGACTTTTGCTTTCACAACCCACTATCCGGGAAAGTCATCTGAAAACACAATCATAAAGGGCTCCTCCTTGCACTTTGTTTGTCTGACATTAAAATACTCTATCACCAATCTTTTCAAATGTATCCAAAACAGTTTCTGAGAGTTTCCTGCTGTCACACAAACTGTAGTTTATTTAACATGACATCTATACATCATATCagactaaaaagaagaaaacatattgTTTCTATGTCTTTAGGACTGATTGAGTTTTAACTCCTAGGGCCACCTATCCTCCTACTCCGAGGCTGACgatttcaaataaatattcatgtcCCACAGCTCAAAACTTGAATACCAGCAGAGTAAGCCATGTAAACAAGAATCTTGGATTTCACTCTTGgatggggtggggtgggggtgtCATACTAAGCTCACTTAGCTCTTTTCCATCAATTCTGCTATACTATGGTTAACCCCTTTGTGACCCATATGTTTTAGGGGATTTAAAATACAGCACTCAGGAAAgatagtttgtgttttttatccCTAGTTGTTTAGTCACTCagggctaaaaataaaatatgtaattttcattattaatGCACCAAAAATTGGATTTCTCTCTAAACGGCATCATACTTGGAGTAGCTTAGGGGACAATATTGATGTCCCCAGATGGGAAGCTCATACCAATCTGGAATATCATAGGGAAAACCTACAATATTTAAGATTTTATCTTTCATGTGGTCATCGTATATCCTCTCATTTTTCAGGAATGCTGGATGCCACAACTGGGCCTTTACCCTACTTTACCCTGACCGTACTTAGGATAGGCAAGTCTACCTATGAGGTTACTCCATACCCAAGTGTCTCTAGGCCAAATGCAGACTTGAAGCATACTTCTGGATCCCTGCAAggacaaaaaaaactattgttcaGTGAACTCTTTGTGCCAAACCCAAATCTCAAGCAGTGTAATCAGCCAGGCAAGCACTGGAcccctatgttatggagataaAGTGACGTGGATGTGTTCTGTACTCctagcaaactttttttctaggGGTCAATGCTGCTCCTCCACTGTACATTGAGAATGTACTGTCCATCCAGGACCAAAATGCTTTACTAACTGGATTACCAGGTGGAAATATAAGGCCAAAAAAGTACTTGTAAGCtgcaatgttttcaatttgtaTTTAGATACAGTTTAAAATACAAAGCCATAAACCAACTGGCCACGGGGCTCCTGTCGTGCATTGGCCAGAAAGCAGAACTAGACACACCTCCCCCCGATCCGTCACCAATATTTTAATCTGGTCCTATTCCAGGTTTAATATCTTCAGCCATTATATCTAGCGGGGAGGAAATGATTAAACTCCAAggcatgtgcatgggagttcattcaattCCAGCACCCAGGCAATGGCGGGATcctacattgagctgcacatgcatagctCAGCGTACATTATagaagacaggtaagtttgtAGATAAACAACCTACTTGCCCAcaactttttttgatttttaagtttagttccactttaatgtgccAATAGATGTAAGTGAGGGAGTGAAAGTATAGTTGGATCATACCTAGATGTCAACAAGATAATTCTACAGAGCACAAGGAAACACAAACTTACAAGGAAGACTTGGCCCCTGCATAGGGCATGTGGGTTGTCTGACGCATTTCACCTGCCCACTGGGTATATTTGTAGAGTGACATTTTCCTGTGCATGTTGAACCTTGGTTGTTCTATGGCAACACAAGCAGTCGGAGACACTTCTTTCCCCAGACATCTCCATAAACAAGGCCATCCGTGTCTCAATAAACACTCGGTGACATTCTAAAAATTGAATCTGATGTGTATATAGTAAGCGCTGCTAGCTTGTTGTGGTGGCCTACTCATTCACTGTTTACCCGTTACTGAAAACAATCTCCTTCTCCTAAGTAGCAGTGTCAAAGTTGCGGTATCTGTGACACCGGCTGGGGTTTTACTGTATGATGTGGCCAATGACCAAGTGGATAAGATTGCTTTTATGTGATGTTTGATCAAGAGGTCTATATATAcatgttgttttattgcagcGACTAAATATAAATTTCTTAGAAATTTCACAGTGTTAattatgcatatatttatttaaaatcattttctctaTAATTACAAACTGCCAAGGCAGAGTCTAGGAGAGTATGTAATTAACTTGAGAAAGTAAAAGCATTGTTTTGAATGGCCTGTTAGCTTTTTTGAAGGCTGTCTGGTTTTTGGAGCATCTCTTGTGGATGTTTGTCTGCATACTTTCCTTTGAACTTGTATGCCTTGTTCCTGCATGAAATGCTCTTAAGGCTGATAACAGAAGTCAGTTAATTAACATCGGGCATACTCAATAAGACAATAGCCTAACTTtactttagggcccattcacacctttgTACACTGGGAAAAATGTAACTGATGAGAGTGGATCAGGAGGAGCAAACATAGTTGTCAGCTGAGAAGACTGCTGGCAGATTACTTACtccataataaagtaaatattagaaGATTGTTGGAGTTTAAACCttaattttttatctttgaaCTGAATCCCTACATTTTTGCATAAACTCATTCTCAAATTGACTTCTTAGAAAAAGTTAGAGTTATTTANNNNNNNNNNNNNNNNNNNNNNNNNNNNNNNNNNNNNNNNNNNNNNNNNNNNNNNNNNNNNNNNNNNNNNNNNNNNNNNNNNNNNNNNNNNNNNNNNNNNNNNNNNNNNNNNNNNNNNNNNNNNNNNNNNNNNNNNNNNNNNNNNNNNNNNNNNNNNNNNNNNNNNNNNNNNNNNNNNNNNNNNNNNNNNNNNNNNNNNNNNNNNNNNNNNNNNNNNNNNNNNNNNNNNNNNNNNNNNNNNNNNNNNNNNNNNNNNNNNNNNNNNNNNNNNNNNNNNNNNNNNNNNNNNNNNNNNNNNNNNNNNNNNNNNNNNNNNNNNNNNNNNNNNNNNNNNNNNNNNNNNNNNNNNNNNNNNNNNNNNNNNNNNNNNNNNNNNNNNNNNNNNNNNNNNNNNNNNNNNNNNNNNNNNNNNNNNNNNNNNNNNNNNNNNNNNNNNNNNNNNNNNNNNNNNNNNNNNNNNNNNNNNNNNNNNNNNNNNNNNNNNNNNNNNNNNNNNNNNNNNNNNNNNNNNNNNNNNNNNNNNNNNNNNNNNNNNNNNNNNNNNNNNNNNNNNNNNNNNNNNNNNNNNNNNNNNNNNNNNNNNNNNNNNNNNNNNNNNNNNNNNNNNNNNNNNNNNNNNNNNNNNNNNNNNNNNNNNNNNNNNNNNNNNNNNNNNNNNNNNNNNNNNNNNNNNNNNNNNNNNNNNNNNNNNNNNNNNNNNNNNNNNNNNNNNNNNNNNNNNNNNNNNNNNNNNNNNNNNNNNNNNNNNNNNNNNNNNNNNNNNNNNNNNNNNNNNNNNNNNNNNNNNNNNNNNNNNNNNNNNNNNNNNNNNNNNNNNNNNNNNNNNNNNNNNNNNNNNNNNNNNNNNNNNNNNNNNNNNNNNNNNNNNNNNNNNNNNNNNNNNNNNNNNNNNNNNNNNNNNNNNNNNNNNNNNNNNNNNNNNNNNNNNNNNNNNNNNNNNNNNNNNNNNNNNNNNNNNNNNNNNNNNNNNNNNNNNNNNNNNNNNNNNNNNNNNNNNNNNNNNNNNNNNNNNNNNNNNNNNNNNNNNNNNNNNNNNNNNNNNNNNNNNNNNNNNNNNNNNNNNNNNNNNNNNNNNNagcaaacctggaaaagatttcttcaaagtaatttgctatttcctagcaaatgttttgaatcctagaccagatccattttaggtttgctggatcacccgatgaaagtgtatccttttcagccttggagagctttaataaatcaggcccagtgacacAACTTTGACAGCGCTACGTATTTATgtccgtgctatataaatacaatatattattggataaaatctgttttttaaggACAAGGAGATATAATCATCACAGTCAGTCTTACAGTGCAGGTTGTGGCCACAGATTGCCTGAGCTTCTTGGTGATAGAACAGCCCATTAACCAGGAAGACAGGACCGGCCTGTCGGGCCATTTAGGTTTCCGGCATTTGGTCTTTCTCTCTCTCACGACATGTGTTCAGTAAAAATGCTGGCAATTTCCTTTCAGCATCCTTCCCTTGTCCCTCTCTTACCTCGAACACCCACCCTACTCTTTTACCAAATCAATCAAACTGAGTTAAAGGGGAATTTGAAGTAAACAATCTCCCCCCTGCCCCCCCAGCTACTTTCATGGAGGAATGCAGGAAGCAACAAAGAGGGTCTTTGTGGGACCTAACTCACTGAACCGATGTCCCCCCATACTGCCTCCTGCCTGGGTCTTCCTTTTCTTCCCTGCCAACTTTACCGAGAAGGATACACAGGCCAGGAATGTGCACAGTCAGCACATGCTACAGAGAACAAACTCTTATCAGCTGTTCATGGGGAAAAAAGCTCATctcttgctttatgttttttttactagagaCAGCTGTCACATCCACAGGAATAAATACGCCACACTATAAGATATTACgtcagaaataaaaacttttcttttaaatttcataGCAATAATAACTTTCTTTACCAGTCTACCCACAACCAGACACTAGGCAGTAAAGTTCTACACCATATATTTAAAAGATGAAGTTTTATCTACTTATAATTCAGCTTTGTTGGTTGCTTTATATCTCTTTATTAACAGGCTAATGAAGACCTTGAAACCTTTCAATTTCCATTACATACCCATCATGCATGACATCATCAATGGGTTGCTTTTCGATGCCATTAAGGGTGGTCATGGCTTTTGGGAAGAACTTTTTGAAAACATGAGACTAGCAAGTCCAtgtgtgatgctgagcctccatgaataAAATATCTGATATCCAATAAATGAAATAGGTGGGTGGATTAAGGACACTAACACACACTACGTAAGGTATTTCAGTGCTGGGAGATATGGATGAAGTTCAGATTTAGGATAAATAGGGGCAATACTTGCATTGACACTCTCCCACCAGATCTGTGCATAAAATAAGTAATTTAATATGGTAAAGTAATTTCAGTAGTAATTATTTATAATCTCTAAATCTGTAGCGTTCATTGAAATAATTCCTGGTGATACTTGTTAGTGTTAATGTCAATGGTAGGCAGTGCTTTATGTGATTCATTTAGGCTTTACATCCGCATCAGTCTGCAGATAAAGCAAGAAATAACAGGATTCCACTACAACTCATGTTTTTTATTAGCAGAGATTGCAGGTTAAGGACATTGGGGTAAAAGAACAATATTATCTACCGAAAACAAAGGATGACTCTGCTAATAGTGTACAGCTGGCAATCCTACTGTGCAAACAAGAACTGATTCTACTCCCACAACTCATGTCTAGCTTTGCAACGTGTACAAGTTAATGGCCTTTGCTTCACAGAAAACAAATAGCCACAAATTCTTCAGAAAGTCCTATGTAGCCATTTCTAATAACCTACAAAGTCCCCGGTGAAGAATAGTGGTAAGGGCCAGATAACATGTACACTGATGCCAAGCCTATTAGAATCCAATATATTGTACTGTGGGGAGGTTAAGCAAGTCATATGAGAACTAGTTAATGAATAATATCCACTAGCAAACATTTCCTGACCCTCTTTAACATAAATGGGTATTTCAGGGTATATTAAATATCCGTATTTGCTAGTGGCCTCCTTGCATTTCTTATCTATTGGTGGCTTGTCTACATTAAACACATCACCTATGGCCCTGTGaatattttgggcctgatttattgaagctccccaaggctgaagagaatacactttcaccagctaagctgggtgatccagcaaacctggaatgga
The genomic region above belongs to Pyxicephalus adspersus chromosome 9, UCB_Pads_2.0, whole genome shotgun sequence and contains:
- the IGF2 gene encoding insulin-like growth factor 2 isoform X2 yields the protein MELLRCKSRSCSSSAQSCRRTQLPGVPIPRHALLLLYTFIAYTAESSKVLILGETLCGGELVDTLQFVCGDRGFYFEKNSGRSNRRSSRGIVEECCFRSCDLDLLETYCAKPVKNERDLSTAPATALPSLNKDVYHKHSHTKYSKYDIWQRKPTQSHRLRRGVPAIVRARQYRWLMRQIEESQQVLSHRPLVTSPMTQLRSIQQDSESSHN
- the IGF2 gene encoding insulin-like growth factor 2 isoform X1; this encodes MELLRCKSRSCSSSAQSCRRTQLPGVPIPRHALLLLYTFIAYTAESSKVLILGETLCGGELVDTLQFVCGDRGFYFGKSAYKKNSGRSNRRSSRGIVEECCFRSCDLDLLETYCAKPVKNERDLSTAPATALPSLNKDVYHKHSHTKYSKYDIWQRKPTQSHRLRRGVPAIVRARQYRWLMRQIEESQQVLSHRPLVTSPMTQLRSIQQDSESSHN